In Rhodothermus marinus DSM 4252, a single genomic region encodes these proteins:
- a CDS encoding high-potential iron-sulfur protein — protein sequence MEDKRVTRRDFLLRVGALGLAGIGGSALLSACGGGQQQQQQSGAASESGTSASAELTCTDVSGLTAEEIQMRESLQYTDHSPYPDKTCANCQLYVPAESPDQCGGCQLIKGPIHPNGYCTSWVQKAT from the coding sequence ATGGAAGACAAACGTGTCACGCGTCGCGACTTTCTGCTGCGGGTCGGAGCGCTCGGACTGGCCGGGATCGGCGGCTCGGCGCTCCTGAGCGCCTGCGGAGGCGGCCAGCAGCAACAACAGCAGAGCGGAGCCGCCTCGGAAAGTGGAACATCGGCCAGCGCCGAGCTGACCTGCACCGATGTGTCGGGACTGACGGCCGAGGAAATCCAGATGCGGGAAAGCCTGCAGTACACGGACCACTCGCCGTACCCCGACAAGACCTGCGCCAACTGTCAGCTGTATGTCCCGGCTGAAAGCCCCGACCAGTGTGGCGGCTGTCAGCTCATCAAAGGGCCGATTCACCCGAACGGCTACTGCACCTCCTGGGTGCAGAAAGCGACCTGA
- a CDS encoding FtsK/SpoIIIE family DNA translocase, producing MADTTSRRRRKARKPAKEAAPAISPTRRREILGLTLMVLGVLLTLALVTYHPSDNGLARHFSLGAALDPGNNRAENALGLVGASLAYVLVARLFGYASVLLTGLLVAWGYVIFRGRRPRALPLFSGLILLLVPLLAASFGWIGVVFEADLHAWSGDLGLGLAGWMTRVFGTVGALGLLLLGLASMTLLLVDHDLQRSLDRLEHLLAAASDGLRRRWQSWRQHRAERRRQRREARRHRREERPEPASPASPPPPPEPRPAPEPAISATEGDAIPRHELLRELAQRETPPPEPAPPEPKPAEPRQPELIVRQGVEEERADRIDRPAELPATTALPPYSPPPIDLLDAPEAHERRIDYEELEANKRILLDKLATYNIEITSINAIVGPTVTLYELTPAPGVKISKITSLEDDLAMALAAPGIRMIAPIPGKSAIGVEIPNRHRELVRIRDVIGTARFRDAQMELPIALGKTIEGEVYLQDLTRLPHLLIAGATGSGKSVGLNALITGLLYACHPANLKFVMIDPKKIELQQYAAVADHFLAMPEGAEEPIITDFTQALSVLKSCEKEMELRYDLLSKAGVRSIKDYNRRLKEGALSPDEGHRHLPYIVVIIDELADLMMTAGKDIEGPIARLAQMARAVGIHLVLATQRPSVDVITGLIKANFPARIAYQVATKVDSRTILDQNGAEGLVGNGDLLFMMGSQLVRLQGPFVSIDEVERVTRFIAEQPGPGPYWLPSIEDERNGETTGGGSSDGYDELFEEAARIIVRSQQGSVSLLQRKLSIGYTRAARIVDQLEEAGIVGPFEGSKARRVLVQSEAELDELLRSLRASS from the coding sequence ATGGCCGATACAACATCCAGGCGTCGTCGCAAAGCGCGCAAGCCCGCAAAGGAGGCGGCTCCGGCGATTTCTCCCACCCGGCGGCGGGAGATTCTGGGGCTGACGCTCATGGTGCTGGGGGTGCTGCTCACCCTGGCGCTGGTGACCTATCACCCTTCGGATAACGGGCTGGCCCGGCACTTTTCGCTGGGAGCCGCGCTGGATCCGGGCAACAACCGGGCGGAGAATGCACTGGGGCTGGTGGGCGCTTCGCTGGCCTACGTGCTGGTGGCCCGCCTGTTCGGCTACGCCTCGGTGCTGCTTACCGGCCTGCTGGTGGCCTGGGGGTATGTGATCTTTCGCGGCCGACGTCCCCGTGCGCTGCCGCTCTTCAGCGGTCTGATCCTGCTGCTGGTCCCGCTGCTGGCCGCCAGTTTCGGATGGATCGGCGTCGTCTTCGAAGCCGATCTGCACGCCTGGTCCGGCGATCTGGGGCTGGGGCTGGCCGGCTGGATGACCCGCGTCTTCGGCACTGTCGGCGCGCTGGGCCTGCTGCTGCTGGGCCTTGCTTCGATGACGTTGTTGCTGGTCGATCACGACCTGCAGCGTTCGCTCGACCGTCTGGAACACCTGCTGGCCGCCGCCAGCGACGGCCTCCGCCGCCGCTGGCAATCCTGGCGGCAGCATCGGGCCGAACGCCGTCGCCAGCGCCGGGAAGCACGCAGGCACCGTCGCGAGGAGCGTCCGGAGCCCGCATCGCCTGCCTCCCCTCCACCGCCCCCCGAGCCGCGTCCGGCACCGGAGCCGGCAATCAGCGCTACCGAAGGCGACGCCATTCCACGGCACGAGCTGTTGCGCGAACTGGCGCAGCGCGAGACGCCTCCGCCCGAGCCGGCCCCGCCTGAGCCAAAACCCGCCGAGCCCCGCCAGCCCGAGCTGATCGTCCGTCAGGGCGTCGAGGAAGAACGCGCCGACCGCATCGATCGCCCGGCCGAACTGCCCGCCACCACCGCGCTTCCTCCCTACAGCCCGCCGCCGATCGACCTGCTCGACGCCCCGGAGGCCCACGAGCGCCGCATCGACTACGAAGAACTGGAGGCCAACAAGCGCATCCTGCTCGACAAGCTGGCCACCTACAACATCGAGATCACCTCGATCAACGCGATCGTCGGCCCCACGGTCACGCTCTACGAGCTGACACCGGCGCCCGGCGTCAAGATCAGCAAGATCACCTCGCTGGAAGACGACCTGGCCATGGCGCTGGCCGCGCCGGGCATCCGCATGATCGCCCCCATCCCCGGCAAGTCGGCCATCGGGGTGGAGATCCCCAATCGCCATCGTGAGCTGGTCCGCATCCGCGACGTGATCGGCACGGCCCGCTTTCGCGACGCGCAGATGGAGCTGCCCATCGCGCTGGGCAAGACCATCGAAGGCGAAGTCTATCTACAGGACCTGACCCGCCTGCCGCATCTGCTCATCGCCGGTGCCACCGGCTCCGGAAAGTCGGTCGGGCTCAACGCCCTCATCACGGGGCTGCTCTACGCCTGCCACCCGGCCAATCTCAAATTCGTCATGATCGATCCCAAGAAGATCGAGCTGCAGCAGTACGCGGCCGTGGCCGATCATTTCCTGGCCATGCCGGAAGGTGCCGAGGAGCCCATCATTACCGACTTCACGCAGGCGCTATCCGTCCTGAAAAGCTGCGAAAAAGAAATGGAGCTGCGCTATGACCTGCTTTCCAAGGCCGGCGTGCGCAGCATCAAAGACTACAACCGCCGCCTCAAAGAAGGCGCACTTTCCCCGGACGAAGGGCATCGCCACCTGCCCTACATCGTGGTGATCATCGACGAGCTGGCCGACCTGATGATGACGGCCGGTAAGGACATCGAAGGACCGATCGCCCGCCTGGCGCAGATGGCGCGGGCCGTGGGCATTCACCTGGTGCTGGCAACCCAGCGTCCCTCGGTGGACGTGATCACCGGCCTGATCAAGGCGAACTTCCCAGCCCGCATCGCCTATCAGGTGGCCACCAAGGTGGACTCGCGGACCATTCTCGACCAGAACGGTGCTGAGGGCCTGGTGGGCAACGGCGACCTGCTCTTCATGATGGGTAGCCAGTTGGTGCGCCTGCAGGGACCGTTCGTGTCGATCGACGAGGTGGAGCGCGTCACCCGGTTTATCGCCGAACAGCCGGGCCCCGGTCCCTACTGGTTGCCGAGCATCGAAGACGAACGAAACGGCGAAACCACCGGCGGCGGAAGCAGCGACGGTTACGACGAGCTTTTCGAAGAAGCCGCCCGGATCATCGTGCGCAGTCAGCAGGGCTCGGTGTCGCTCCTGCAGCGCAAGCTGTCGATCGGCTACACCCGCGCGGCCCGCATCGTGGATCAGCTCGAAGAGGCCGGCATCGTGGGTCCCTTCGAGGGATCCAAGGCCCGCCGCGTGCTCGTGCAGAGCGAAGCCGAACTCGACGAGCTGCTCCGCTCGCTACGCGCCTCTTCCTGA
- a CDS encoding LA_3696 family protein has translation MAILTVPKVLREKLGDEGVEALITLLNEAAHHERNNLLGILEERFERRVADEGARLDKRIAEEATRQEVLLAETEKRLDHRITEEVTRLEVLLAETEKRLDQRIAGEVARLEALLAETEKRLDHRITEEVARLEVLLAETEKRLDQRIAGEVARLDKRITEEAAKVDNRITEEVAGLRQQIAAVDNRITSEMARMGERMAGMRADLIRWMFIFWVGQLGTLIAILFAFFR, from the coding sequence TTGGCGATTCTGACCGTTCCGAAGGTGCTGCGTGAGAAGCTCGGCGACGAGGGCGTCGAGGCACTTATCACGCTTTTGAACGAAGCGGCCCATCACGAACGCAACAACCTGCTCGGGATTCTGGAAGAACGTTTTGAGCGACGCGTGGCAGATGAGGGCGCACGTCTGGACAAACGAATCGCAGAAGAAGCGACGCGCCAGGAGGTGCTGCTGGCCGAGACGGAAAAGCGATTGGACCATCGAATCACAGAAGAAGTGACCCGCCTGGAAGTGCTACTGGCTGAGACGGAAAAGCGATTGGATCAACGAATCGCAGGAGAGGTAGCGCGTCTGGAGGCGCTGCTGGCCGAGACGGAAAAGCGATTGGACCATCGAATCACAGAAGAAGTGGCCCGCCTGGAAGTGCTACTGGCTGAGACGGAAAAGCGATTGGATCAACGAATCGCAGGAGAGGTAGCCCGCCTGGACAAGCGAATCACAGAAGAAGCAGCAAAGGTGGACAACCGCATCACCGAAGAAGTGGCCGGACTCCGGCAGCAGATTGCAGCCGTAGATAACCGCATCACCTCGGAGATGGCCCGGATGGGCGAGCGCATGGCCGGGATGCGTGCCGACCTGATCCGATGGATGTTCATCTTCTGGGTGGGTCAGCTCGGCACGCTCATCGCCATTCTGTTTGCCTTTTTCCGGTGA
- a CDS encoding acylphosphatase: MNSLDAQARLEARVTGRVQGVGFRQFVRYHARRLGLTGWVRNEPDGSVYLVAEGPRELLEQLLDAVRQGPPAARVDDVQVHWLPARGEFEAFEIRWW; the protein is encoded by the coding sequence ATGAACAGCCTGGATGCACAGGCCAGACTGGAAGCCCGGGTGACAGGCCGGGTGCAGGGCGTGGGTTTTCGACAGTTCGTCCGCTACCATGCCCGACGGCTGGGACTGACCGGCTGGGTGCGCAACGAACCGGACGGCTCGGTCTATCTGGTGGCCGAAGGACCGCGTGAGCTGCTGGAGCAATTGCTCGACGCCGTGCGGCAGGGGCCACCGGCCGCGCGCGTCGACGATGTGCAGGTGCACTGGCTGCCGGCCCGGGGCGAGTTCGAGGCCTTCGAAATTCGCTGGTGGTGA
- a CDS encoding type I restriction enzyme HsdR N-terminal domain-containing protein gives MEALNFPAYSFRLQRRGGHVYLLDPLRRRWVRLTPEEWVRQHLAQYLVQALKCPPSLVALEASFTDQGMGRRADLVVYDRAGRPLLLAECKAPTVSITQDVIEQAGRYNRVIGAPYLLVTNGHIHYLWHIDLTHRTMTPLPRWLTYAEMLERRRG, from the coding sequence ATGGAAGCGCTGAACTTCCCGGCCTATTCGTTCCGGTTGCAGCGTCGAGGCGGGCACGTGTACCTGCTCGATCCGCTGCGGCGGCGCTGGGTGCGCCTGACGCCTGAAGAGTGGGTGCGGCAACATCTGGCCCAGTATCTGGTGCAGGCGCTGAAGTGTCCGCCCTCGCTGGTGGCGCTGGAGGCGTCGTTCACGGATCAGGGTATGGGGCGACGGGCCGATCTGGTGGTGTATGATCGGGCGGGACGGCCATTGTTGCTGGCCGAATGCAAGGCGCCGACGGTGTCCATCACGCAGGACGTGATCGAGCAGGCCGGTCGCTACAACCGTGTGATCGGTGCGCCGTATCTGCTCGTCACGAACGGCCACATACACTACCTCTGGCACATCGATCTGACCCATCGTACCATGACGCCCCTTCCTCGATGGCTCACGTATGCCGAGATGCTTGAACGGCGACGGGGGTGA
- a CDS encoding SDR family NAD(P)-dependent oxidoreductase, with protein sequence MKTFKNKTILITGASSGIGEAMVYQLRDPSVKLLLVARSEDKLQAMVEALERQGVWAQAYPCDLAQPGAAETLFRRLTDDGYRVDVLINNAGFGKYGRFDQISLTDTLEMLRLNIENLVALTHLCIPHMLERGDAGILNVASTAGFQGIPYMAVYAATKSFVISFSEALHAEYADRGITVTCLCPGPTATAFQERAGMPVEGVRRFMESAEKVAIAGLRALLRGEVVHVSGASNAVVARLSQLTPRRVRLAVTRQLLGPHDDT encoded by the coding sequence ATGAAGACGTTCAAGAACAAAACGATTCTGATCACCGGCGCCTCGAGCGGCATCGGTGAGGCGATGGTTTACCAGCTCCGCGATCCATCGGTCAAACTATTGCTGGTAGCCCGCTCCGAAGACAAATTGCAAGCGATGGTCGAAGCGCTGGAGCGTCAGGGTGTCTGGGCCCAGGCCTACCCCTGTGATCTTGCGCAACCCGGGGCGGCCGAAACGCTGTTCCGACGCCTTACGGACGATGGCTACCGGGTAGACGTACTCATCAACAACGCGGGCTTTGGCAAGTACGGCCGCTTCGACCAGATCAGCCTGACCGACACGCTGGAGATGCTCCGGCTCAACATCGAAAATCTGGTGGCACTCACGCACCTGTGCATTCCGCACATGCTGGAGCGCGGCGATGCGGGCATTCTGAACGTGGCCTCGACGGCCGGTTTTCAGGGCATTCCCTACATGGCCGTCTATGCCGCCACGAAGAGCTTCGTGATTTCCTTCTCCGAGGCGCTGCATGCCGAGTACGCCGATCGGGGCATCACGGTGACCTGTCTGTGCCCGGGTCCGACAGCCACGGCCTTTCAGGAACGGGCCGGCATGCCCGTCGAAGGCGTTCGCCGCTTCATGGAATCGGCCGAAAAGGTCGCCATCGCCGGCCTGCGCGCCCTGCTTCGCGGCGAGGTGGTGCACGTCAGCGGGGCCTCCAATGCGGTGGTGGCCCGCCTCAGCCAGCTGACCCCGCGTCGGGTGCGGCTGGCCGTCACCCGTCAGCTGCTGGGCCCGCACGATGACACCTGA
- a CDS encoding alpha-amylase family glycosyl hydrolase has translation MRPLFYLVLSLLIATGCEAPPEQELPHVPPGVGKPEWIADAVLYEIFVPDFSPEGTFQGVIRRLDSLQALGVNTLWLMPIHPVGKKRAKTDIGPLGSPYAVRDYYAVNPDYGTEEDFRALVDSVHARGMHIIIDLVANHTAWDHPWVTEHPDWYTPGPIDGFTYPVLNGDTTDWTDVVDLNYDNPELRQAMIEVMQYWVREFDIDGYRCDVAHGVPLDFWKAAIDSVEKIKPVLMLAEAAEPEMHLVGFDLTYAWPFYHQLKEVWRGAPLHTLVRQVDSTLGLLPPGARRLRFTTNHDETMWDAPPPVLFGGDKGSMAAFVLATSMPGVPLLYNGQELGVRERVSFFARTPYNWEAPESPALYAFYRRYLNFYRASEALRHGELTVLNPEADDVLVYLRATEADTLLLIVNVRNRPETVALPEGIRGRRWVEVFASDTLAADTLQLGPYNYRIYQPLRP, from the coding sequence ATGCGCCCGTTGTTTTACCTGGTGTTGAGCCTGCTCATTGCGACCGGATGCGAGGCGCCGCCTGAGCAGGAATTGCCCCATGTACCGCCCGGGGTGGGCAAGCCCGAATGGATCGCCGATGCAGTGCTCTACGAGATCTTTGTGCCCGACTTTTCGCCGGAGGGGACCTTCCAGGGCGTGATCAGACGGCTGGATTCGCTGCAGGCGCTGGGTGTCAATACGCTCTGGCTCATGCCCATTCACCCCGTCGGAAAGAAGCGGGCCAAGACGGACATCGGGCCGCTGGGGTCGCCCTATGCCGTGCGAGACTACTACGCGGTCAACCCCGACTACGGTACCGAGGAGGACTTCCGTGCGCTGGTCGATTCGGTGCACGCCCGCGGCATGCACATCATCATCGATCTGGTGGCCAACCATACGGCCTGGGACCACCCCTGGGTCACGGAACACCCTGACTGGTACACGCCGGGGCCGATCGACGGCTTCACCTATCCGGTGCTTAACGGCGACACGACGGACTGGACCGACGTGGTCGATCTCAACTACGACAATCCCGAGCTCCGCCAGGCGATGATCGAAGTGATGCAGTACTGGGTGCGGGAGTTCGACATCGACGGCTATCGGTGCGACGTGGCCCACGGCGTGCCGCTGGACTTCTGGAAAGCGGCGATCGATTCGGTGGAAAAGATCAAACCGGTGCTGATGCTGGCCGAAGCGGCTGAGCCGGAGATGCACCTGGTCGGATTCGATCTGACCTATGCCTGGCCCTTCTACCATCAACTGAAAGAGGTCTGGCGCGGCGCGCCGCTGCACACGCTGGTGCGACAGGTGGACTCGACGCTCGGGCTGCTGCCGCCGGGTGCACGTCGGCTGCGCTTTACCACCAACCACGACGAGACGATGTGGGATGCGCCGCCGCCGGTACTCTTTGGCGGCGACAAAGGGTCGATGGCGGCGTTCGTGCTGGCCACGTCCATGCCCGGCGTGCCGCTGCTCTACAACGGACAGGAGCTGGGTGTGCGGGAGCGGGTGTCGTTTTTCGCCCGCACGCCCTACAACTGGGAGGCGCCCGAAAGTCCGGCACTCTATGCGTTCTACCGACGCTACCTGAACTTTTACCGGGCGAGCGAGGCGCTGCGCCACGGCGAACTGACCGTGCTGAATCCGGAAGCCGACGACGTGCTCGTGTACCTGCGGGCTACCGAGGCCGATACGTTGTTACTGATCGTTAACGTTCGCAACCGGCCGGAAACGGTCGCCCTGCCCGAAGGTATACGCGGGCGACGCTGGGTGGAGGTCTTTGCGTCCGACACGCTGGCGGCCGATACGTTGCAACTTGGTCCATACAATTACCGCATCTATCAGCCATTGCGGCCATGA
- a CDS encoding 2-phosphosulfolactate phosphatase produces MNVEVFLTGSHVTEEDVEGRTVVVIDVLRASSTIITALANGARAVIPVADMDQAGKIAMNLDPSTYLLGGERDGDRIDGYHLGNSPLEYTPDVVEGKTIILNTTNGTRTIWNARNAEHLIVGGFLNANRVVQFVREAGLDVTIICAGRNNRVALDDALCAGLLLHRLWEGREPEYVSDAAHIALTQYLHDRDRLADALRHSNHARWLIEKGYGADVEYCLQLDALPVLPYYRENRLVLYRERQPSESVG; encoded by the coding sequence ATGAACGTAGAGGTTTTTCTGACCGGAAGCCACGTGACGGAGGAAGACGTCGAGGGACGCACCGTCGTGGTGATCGACGTGCTGCGGGCATCTTCGACCATCATCACGGCACTGGCCAACGGAGCGCGGGCCGTCATTCCGGTGGCCGACATGGACCAGGCCGGCAAGATCGCCATGAACCTGGATCCGAGCACCTATCTGCTGGGCGGCGAACGCGACGGCGACCGCATCGACGGCTACCACCTGGGCAACTCCCCGCTGGAATACACGCCGGACGTCGTCGAAGGCAAGACGATCATCCTGAACACGACGAACGGCACGCGTACCATCTGGAACGCCCGCAATGCCGAGCATCTGATCGTCGGGGGCTTCCTCAATGCGAATCGTGTCGTGCAGTTCGTCCGGGAAGCCGGCCTGGACGTCACGATCATCTGCGCCGGTCGCAACAACCGGGTCGCGCTGGACGATGCGCTCTGCGCCGGCCTGCTCCTTCACCGCCTCTGGGAAGGTCGGGAGCCCGAATATGTCAGTGACGCCGCCCACATCGCGCTGACTCAGTACCTGCACGACCGCGATCGCCTGGCCGACGCGCTCCGCCACAGCAATCACGCCCGCTGGCTCATCGAGAAGGGCTACGGCGCCGACGTGGAATACTGCCTGCAGCTCGACGCGCTGCCCGTGCTCCCCTACTACCGGGAAAACCGCCTGGTGCTGTACAGAGAACGCCAGCCTTCCGAATCTGTCGGATAA
- the prmC gene encoding peptide chain release factor N(5)-glutamine methyltransferase, whose translation MLAIMTGNDPVENGTITQSELLQQAIQRLEAAGVPDARRNAEWMLCEVLGCSRAQLYAYPERPVDAARRARFAELLARRLRREPLQYVLGYVEFLGLRLEVGPGVLVPRPETEWLTERVLQELQSTPGPRVLDVGTGSGCIALAIKHHRSDADVWACDISPEALSIARRNAERLGLQVHWVEADVLADSFPENVPGPFDLIVSNPPYLALHEADELPPEVRDYEPPVALYAGEDPLRFYRALARHGHVLLKPGGRLACEVHAHYGTDVVALFEACGYEAVRLECDLAGNPRLVWARRPAPVSSS comes from the coding sequence ATGCTGGCGATCATGACCGGCAACGATCCCGTGGAAAACGGCACGATCACGCAGAGCGAGCTGCTGCAACAGGCCATCCAACGACTGGAGGCGGCCGGGGTGCCCGATGCCCGCCGGAATGCCGAATGGATGCTCTGTGAGGTGCTCGGGTGTTCACGGGCGCAGCTCTACGCCTACCCGGAGCGGCCCGTCGATGCCGCCCGCCGGGCGCGTTTTGCCGAGCTGCTGGCCCGGCGGCTGCGGCGCGAACCGCTGCAGTACGTGCTGGGCTATGTGGAATTTCTGGGGCTCCGGCTGGAGGTCGGACCGGGCGTGCTGGTGCCGCGTCCGGAGACGGAGTGGCTGACCGAACGCGTCCTGCAGGAGCTGCAATCGACGCCAGGCCCGCGTGTGCTGGACGTGGGAACGGGCAGCGGCTGCATCGCGCTGGCCATCAAACACCACCGGTCGGACGCCGACGTGTGGGCCTGCGACATCAGCCCGGAGGCGCTGTCCATCGCTCGGCGCAACGCCGAGCGCCTGGGCCTGCAGGTGCACTGGGTGGAAGCGGACGTGCTGGCCGATTCGTTTCCGGAAAACGTGCCCGGACCCTTCGACCTGATCGTCTCGAATCCGCCGTATCTGGCCCTGCACGAAGCCGACGAGCTGCCGCCCGAGGTGCGCGACTATGAGCCACCGGTGGCGCTGTATGCCGGCGAGGATCCGCTGCGCTTCTACAGGGCGCTGGCCCGCCACGGCCACGTGCTGCTGAAACCCGGCGGCCGCCTGGCCTGTGAGGTACATGCGCACTACGGCACCGACGTGGTTGCGCTGTTTGAAGCCTGTGGCTACGAAGCGGTGCGGCTCGAGTGCGATCTGGCCGGTAATCCTCGGTTGGTATGGGCCCGACGGCCCGCCCCTGTGTCATCCTCCTGA
- the glgP gene encoding alpha-glucan family phosphorylase, producing the protein MTTRDKLEALAANLWWSWNPEALQLFERLNPEAFRVSHHNPLAALRAADPAMLNDRPFQKEVDRIYEAFQAYLNSPPRLENAPRTVYFCMEYGLHESLPFYAGGLGVLAGDHIKAASDLGIPMTAVGLFLREGYFRQRFDHSGWQLADYPAMDPLDHPMSLVHGPDGYPLVITVHLGRQPLYLRAWKLEVGRVPLYLLDASFDANPEPLRILTRRLYQGDRRIRLQQEIILGIGGVRLLRALEQDFDVYHMNEGHCSFVTLELLRERLASGDEREAAEAWVRQHCVFTTHTPVMAGHDRFDPGLLLEQMETFRHQLGLSETDLLAYGRVNPSDSTEAFNMTVLGLKMSRKSNGVSAINGLVARRQWHHLYPDRPVNEVPIGHITNGVHLPTWTVPHARPFLEQHLGDWLEGRFNLEIWKKVDDISDAELWQYRCMLRRRLVEFVNEYVKHQSLPQESHLNPDVLTIGFARRFATYKRAPLLFEDMERAIQLFTREDRPIQVIYSGKAHPADDGGKRFIQQIYEITQHPAFRGKVVFVEDYDMHIARMLVSGCDVWLNNPRRPLEASGTSGQKTAIHGGLNLSVLDGWWPEAYNGQNGWAFGREATGYYEDPVTQDVEDREALYRVLEYEVIPAFYERNGEGLPIRWLTRMRQAMRTIPARFNAVRMVREYVEQIYRPAEAPTPVTATIKNEK; encoded by the coding sequence ATGACCACCCGTGATAAACTGGAAGCCCTGGCGGCTAACCTCTGGTGGAGCTGGAATCCCGAAGCGCTCCAGCTTTTCGAGCGGCTGAACCCGGAAGCCTTTCGGGTTTCGCACCACAATCCACTGGCGGCGCTTCGCGCAGCCGACCCGGCTATGCTGAACGATCGGCCTTTTCAGAAAGAAGTCGATCGCATCTACGAGGCCTTTCAGGCCTATCTCAACAGCCCACCGCGCCTTGAGAATGCCCCGCGCACCGTCTATTTCTGCATGGAATACGGCCTGCACGAAAGCCTGCCTTTCTACGCGGGCGGACTGGGCGTGCTGGCCGGCGATCATATCAAGGCCGCCTCGGACCTGGGCATTCCCATGACGGCCGTCGGGCTGTTTCTGCGCGAGGGATACTTCCGCCAGCGCTTCGACCACAGCGGCTGGCAGCTGGCCGACTATCCGGCCATGGACCCGCTCGACCATCCCATGTCGCTGGTTCACGGGCCGGACGGCTACCCGCTGGTGATCACCGTACATCTGGGCCGTCAGCCGCTCTACCTGCGGGCCTGGAAACTGGAAGTCGGTCGCGTGCCGCTGTACCTGCTCGATGCGTCGTTCGATGCCAACCCCGAGCCGCTGCGCATCCTGACGCGCCGGCTCTACCAGGGCGACCGTCGCATCCGCCTCCAGCAGGAAATCATTCTGGGCATCGGCGGCGTGCGCCTGCTGCGAGCTCTGGAGCAGGACTTCGACGTCTATCACATGAATGAAGGACACTGCTCCTTTGTCACGCTGGAGCTGCTGCGCGAGCGGCTGGCGTCCGGCGACGAACGCGAGGCGGCCGAGGCCTGGGTGCGTCAGCACTGCGTCTTCACCACGCACACGCCCGTCATGGCCGGGCACGACCGCTTCGATCCGGGCCTGTTGCTGGAGCAGATGGAGACGTTCCGGCACCAGCTCGGACTGTCCGAAACCGACCTGCTGGCCTACGGCCGCGTCAATCCCAGCGACAGCACCGAGGCGTTCAACATGACGGTGCTGGGCCTCAAGATGTCGCGCAAGTCCAACGGGGTTTCGGCCATCAACGGCCTGGTGGCGCGCCGCCAGTGGCACCACCTGTACCCGGACCGCCCGGTCAACGAGGTGCCGATCGGCCACATCACCAACGGCGTGCACCTGCCCACCTGGACCGTCCCCCACGCCCGCCCCTTCCTGGAGCAGCACCTGGGCGACTGGCTCGAAGGCCGCTTCAACCTCGAGATCTGGAAGAAAGTGGACGATATTTCGGACGCCGAGCTGTGGCAGTACCGGTGCATGCTGCGTCGGCGGCTGGTGGAGTTTGTCAACGAATACGTCAAACACCAGTCGCTGCCCCAGGAGTCGCACCTGAACCCCGACGTACTGACGATCGGTTTTGCGCGGCGCTTTGCCACCTACAAGCGGGCGCCGCTGCTTTTCGAGGACATGGAGCGGGCCATCCAGCTCTTCACCCGGGAAGACCGGCCCATCCAGGTGATCTACTCTGGCAAGGCGCATCCGGCCGACGATGGCGGCAAACGTTTCATCCAGCAGATCTACGAGATCACACAGCATCCGGCCTTCCGGGGCAAGGTGGTCTTTGTCGAGGATTATGACATGCACATTGCCCGCATGCTCGTTTCAGGCTGCGACGTGTGGCTGAACAACCCGCGTCGTCCGCTGGAGGCCAGCGGCACCAGCGGCCAGAAGACGGCCATCCACGGCGGGCTGAACCTGTCGGTGCTGGACGGCTGGTGGCCCGAGGCGTACAACGGCCAGAACGGCTGGGCTTTCGGCCGCGAGGCAACCGGCTACTACGAAGATCCCGTCACGCAGGATGTGGAAGACCGCGAGGCGCTCTATCGCGTGCTCGAGTACGAGGTGATTCCGGCCTTCTACGAACGCAACGGCGAGGGGCTGCCGATCCGGTGGCTGACCCGCATGCGCCAGGCCATGCGCACCATCCCCGCCCGCTTCAATGCCGTGCGCATGGTGCGCGAGTACGTGGAGCAGATTTACCGACCGGCCGAAGCGCCTACACCGGTCACCGCAACGATCAAGAACGAGAAGTAA